A stretch of DNA from Lachnospiraceae bacterium:
GCTGATAGCTGCTGAGCATCAGAGGCACAGGCATTTCGGATCGTCAGATTTTTATATTGTAAATACATAAGGCACTCTCCTTTTTATTTATAACTATAGCGGGGGACAGGCAAAAAAGCAATGCGGCAATCGGATATAGCAGATCTGTCCCTACATCTCTTGAAGAAGACGTCATAATAGGATATACTTAGCCCAATCAGCGACAAAGGAGAAATCATATGATACATACAGCAGCCGTCATTACCGAGCAAAAAAGCGATTTTAGTCTCTTTCTGGAGACGATTCCTCATTATCAGATAGACTATATTCATCCGCAGGATATTGCGGCGTATGATCTTTCAATTTATGATTTTTTAGTTTTACTAGGAGGAACGGAAGAAAAACCGATGGAGCTGGAGGCGCAGGCGCGTATCCAGATCGAGCAGCAGCTGGCGGCTGGTAAAAAAATTTTCAGCGAATATGTAAGCAGCATAGCGGATGTATATACAGCGCCGGTGGCATCCACGCGTTTTAAACGGCTGGTAGTCAGTCAGGAAATAGCAGGGCTTGCGCCGGGGAACCTGCTGGAGGATCAGTGCAACCAGTATGCGCAGCCCTATTTTAGCAAAAGGATGGAAGAACCGCTGCTATATTATAAGGAATTTGCCAGCGGACATGATCAGACAGAGATAGAGGAGCAGGACAAGGCAGAGCTCTCAGGCTGGGCGCTGTGGAAGGAGCGGCCCCAGCTGATGATCTGTGCGTTTCGGCTTTGTAATTTTGTGAAAGCACGCTTTGCGCCTTTGGCGCGCTGGCAGGCGCTGGTGCGCATGATTGCAGAATGGCTTACCGGGGAACATCTCCCGCAGCTGACAGTTAAACAGGCCTATTGGCTGGCGGAGAGCGCAGAAGAGGCTCATTTTGAGACTCAGCTCAGAGACTGCATTGAGTTAGGTAGGAGCTGGTATCATGAAGCGGGCATGCTCCTTGAGAATGGAAAACGCGGTGTATATGAAGGCATGATGACCGAAATTCATCCGGATGGCTCACAGGCACTGGCTAAAACCATCCGCACGGATTGTGCAGGCGAGGCATCACTGGCATTTTTTGCAGACTATCTGCTTACAGGCAGCCGGGCAAGCCTGAAAACCTCGGACGAGTTAGAAGCCTTTTGCTATACGCGGATGCAGATTCAGGGCGGACCTTATGACGGCATGCTGCGCTGGACCAATCTGGCGTGGAATGTATGCTATCAGGATGATAACGCGCGCGTTATCATTCCCAGTCTGCTAAAAATGATGTATACAGGGGACACACGCTATTTGGATGCCTGCTGCAGGGCATTAGAATTTCTTCAAAAAACAACGGGGCCGGATGGGCTTCGGGTGATGAGAACCGACAATTGTCTGCTGGACGAAGCGGAAATGGAGCGCCTTGCTAAGACACCGGCTGACTTTCCTTGTGCGCATTATAACGCCTATTTTGCAGCGGCGCTGCTGCTCTGCGGAAAGCTGGCTGGGCGGGAGGATTTTGTGCGTACGGGCATCACAGGAATGGAAAGCCTGATGGCGGCATATCCGCAGACGATTCGCGAGCATAGCGAGACGCAGGAGCTGTGCCGGCTGATTTTGCCGCTGGCCTGGCTCTATCAGACGACGGGGCAGGCGCGGCACCGGGAGTGGCTTTACCGGGTGACTCAGGACCTGCAGAAAATGAAGCGGGCAGGCGGTGCGTATGCGGAGTGGGATTCGGGCTATCAGGCGGCGTGCAGTCAAAAAGAGAATGGGGAATGCTCGCTGCTTAGCCAAAATGGGGATCCGGTTGTTGATCTGCTGTATTCGATGAACTGGCTGCCGCTTGCCTTTTGGCAGTCGTATCTGGTGACGGGGGATTCGTATTTTTATACGCTGTGGAAGGAGACGGCTGGTTTTATGATCCGTACGCAGATTCATAGTGAAAATCCCTTGATCAATGGGGGCTGGGCCCGCGGATTTGACGTGGAAAAATGGGAGGTTTACGGGATCCCTAACGACATAGGCTGGGGGCCGTGGGCGATCGAAAGCGGCTGGACGGTCTCGGAGATTTTGGCGGGGCTGGCATTTGGTCTGGCGGATGCAGGCGTGCCTCGTACAGAGCTTGCTCAGCGGTTTTATATAAAAAGGTAAAGCTTGACAAAAGATTTTTTGTATAGTATAGTCAAAGTGTTGGAAATTAAAAGTATTTTAAAAAGGAGGCTTTTCTATGCAGCATTCTATTACTTCACCGGATCAATTTTTCGGCTACCATTTAGGTACAGACCGGGAAATGGCCCGCTGGGATGAGATCGCCCGTTATTTTGAGCAGCTCGGCAAGGAGTCTGACCGCGTTCGTACGATCAACATGGGTCCGTCCACCGAGGGCAATCCTTTCTTGGAAGTGATCATCACTTCGCCGGAAAACTTTGAAAATCTAGAGGAAATCCGGCAGACAAGCCTGGCGCTCGCCGATCCGCGAGGCCTCGAGCAGGAGCAGATCGACAGTCTGGTGCAGAAGGGCAAGGCTGTCTGCGTACAGAGTATGAGCCTGCATGCAACTGAAATCGGCGGCACACAGATGGCACCTCTGCTGGCGTATGATTTGGCCTCTAAGGACGATGAAGACATCCTGCGCATCTTGGATCAGGTCGTATTTGTCATGATCCCCTGCTTCAATCCGGACGGGCAGATCATGGTGACAGACTTCTACAAGAGTACGCTCGGCACGCCCTATGAAGGCTGTCATTATCCGATTTTATATCATAAATACACTGGTCATGACAATAACCGCGATGCGTTCGCGCAGAATATTGTGGAGTCCCAGTACATGGGTCAGATCATTTTCCACGAGTGGATGCCGCAGGCCTATCAGGATCATCATCATATGGGCAGCAACGGCGCGCGCATCTTTATCGCACCCTACAAAAACCCGCTGCGTCCCGACACCGATCCGCTTGTATGGCGCGAGCTGAACTGGTACGGCGCTAACATGGCCTATCATATGGAGGCTGAGGGGCTCGACGGCGTAACCAGCGGCGCGCAGTTCCCGGCATGGGGGCACTATGGCTACCACTGGATCACCAACAGCCACAACATCCCCGGCATGCTCACCGAATCGGCCAGCGCACGCCTCGCTTCTCCGCTGTATATCGATCCCTCCTCTCTGGAAGGCGATCATGACAATTTCATGCCCGAATACGAAGCACAGACCAACTTCCCCAATCCGTGGAAGGGCGGCTGGTGGCGCCTCTCTGATATCATGGACCGTCAGTATGGCGCTGCATGGGGCCTTTTAGATACGATGGCCAAAAACCGCGAGGCCGTTCTTTCCAATATGGCGCGCAAAGCGCTCAACCAGACGGAGCGCGGCGCTCAGAGCGAAGAATTTGCGTACGTCATACCGGCGACCCAGTTTGACGCCAGCAGTCATCGCAGACTTCTGCAGATTTTGCTCGGTCAGGGCATCGAGGTGCAGGTAGCGCAGCAAGACTTTACTGTGGGCAATCGCCTGTACAAGGCGGGCGATGCGGTCGTATTTTTGGCGCAGCCTAAGTTTGGCTTAATTAAGAGCCTGCTGGGCGAGACGCATTATCCGGATAATATCTGGACAAGGGATCAGAGCGGTGCGATTACGGCGTTTGATTCGGCGACGGATACCGTGGCAGAGTTCATGGGAATTCAGGTGGATGTGGCCGGACAGGCGTTCAAGGGTGATTTTAAGGTGCTGAAGGCCGTGCCGGAAACGAAGAGCTGGGAAGCAGCGCTGGCGATCGGCGCAGTAAGTCCGGGAGCAGCGCATGATAATCCGGTTGAGGCAGGAAAGCCGCATGGCTATGTGCTGAGTGCGCGTGAGAATGAGGCGTATGCAGCGGCCAATGCGATGATGAAGGCTGGCTGTCAGGTATGGCGTATAACAGCCTGCCCGTTCCGCGACTTTTATGTAGAGGGCGATGAGGCCGCGATCCGCAGCTGCTGGGAGCAGCATCCGGTAGAGCTTCGCGCAGCAGGGCGTCCGGATGGGCTGATCGAGGTAAAGCCTGCCCGCGTAGCGATTTATCAGCATTATTATGGCGGCAATGCCGAAGAGGGCTGGATGCGCCTGCTGTTTGAGAAATTTGGATTTGATTTTACCACAGTGATGGATCAGGATATTTGGGATGGAAAGCTGGCTGATTTTGATGTGCTGGTGCTCCCGAGCGATAATGAAAACATTCTGGACGGTCCGGAGAAGCATCCGGAGGGCTGGATCTATTCGATGAGCCTCAGCCAGCCGCCGCAGTACCGCAGCGGACTGGGTGAAAAGGGCGCTGCCGCCATCCGTGAGTTTGTAGAAAAGGGCGGGCGCCTGCTGGCAATGGAAGGTTCGGCTGACTATGCGATCCGCGTGCTGAATCTGATGGTTCGCAATGTGGTGAAGGGACTGCCGGCTAGTCAGTTCAACACACACGGCTCTACACTGCACGTAACGGTGGATACGCAGCATCCGCTTGGCTTCGGTATGCAGAAGAATACGCTGGCTCTGCACTGGAACGGTCCTGTATTTGAAGTCAAGGATAAATTCCATGCAGATGAATATCAGCCGTTTGTACGCTTTGAAAAGGATCATATCCTAAAGAGCGGACTTCTTACGGGAGAAAAGCTGATTGGCGGTCGTTTTGCCTGCGTGCAGGCACCCTGCGGAGCAGGAAGCGCTGTCCTGTACGGCTTTGCTCCGTCTAAGCGCATGCAGACCTATGCAACCTTTAAGCTGCTGATGAACGCGCTGTATTTATAAGCTGAAACGATAGGAAATGTGGGGTATGGCAGCTGCCATGCCCCATGTTTAATGATAAAGAAGGAAGCGAAGCGCTTGGGAGTACCAGATTATAGGGGAGAAAAAGTCATGTATTGACTTCTGAACGCAAATATGATATCTTTCTATCAAATGGGATCTTAGCTCAGCTGGGAGAGCATCTGCCTTACAAGCAGAGGGTCATAGGTTCGAGCCCTATAGGTCCCATTTATTTTTATGCCCGTCGGTTCTGATCAATGAATCAGCATAGACGATGCCGCTGATTTCATCGGCTTGGCACAGCGTATGAAAGAAACGATGTCCGATCTTATCTGGCGTACAAAGCAGATAGGCCCAGCGCGCATGCGCGATCATATGATGCCGCACATGATTCTCTTTTTCTGATATATCGGTTAGATATCCGTCATCGGAAAGACCGCGGCAGGAAAAAAAGGCCAGATCGGCATTGTAACGGTCGATGATGCTGTGGGCATTATCACCGACGAGAGCTAAACAGGAATGGATCACCTCACCGCCGGTACCAATGGTTTTTATGCCGGACTCACTGAGTCGTTTTAATGCATGAATTCCGTTGGTAATCACGGTGAGATTTTTTTTCGAGCTTAAAAACGGGATCATCTGATAAGCGCTGGTAGAAGCGTCTAAAAAAATAACGCTTTCATCAGGTACAAGCTGAGCTGCCCTTCGGGCAATCTGAATCTTCTCATCAGAGCTTTCCAGCTCGCGAATGAGAAACGGAATCTTGATTTCTGAAATACCGGTTTCATCTAAAATAGCGCCGCCGTGGATACGGCGCAGCAAATGCTGCCTTTCCAGCTCATTCAGATCCCGGCGAATGGAGGGCTCGCTGGCGTATAAGCGTTTGGCCAGATCCGTTACTCTCGCCTGCTTTTCCCGAATTAAAATTTGTAAAATCGCTTTTTCACGTTCTGCATTCATAGAAGCCTCCCATGCGATCATTTATGTGATCGTTTTTTCATTTTTAGCGGCGATCATTGACTGATTGATTGTTTTTATGATTATATAGAAAATATCAATGCATGGCAAGCGGAAAGGGAGAAAAATGAAATTTCAAGCACACAGAGGGGTAAGCAGCGAATATCCGGAAAATACACTTCCGGCCTTTGAGGCGGCGGTGATGCAGGGCTATGCCTATATAGAAACCGATCCCCGCTTTACCAAAGACGGGCAATGTGTTTTGCTGCATGACAGCGCCTTAAGGCGTACCTGCTGCACCGAAAGCGGCGCGCAGCTGCCGGAGGGACTGACAATCGAGACTATTTCGTATGAAGAAGCGCTGCGCTATGATGCCGGCCTCCATAAGGCCTGCAAATTTAAAGGAACCAGAATTCCACTGCTCACAGCGCTTCTAAAGCTTGCAGAGCGAAGCGATGTGACGGTCAAGATCGACAATCGGTTTGAAAAATGCAGCGACGCGCAGCAGAAGGTATTATTTGAGCTTGTCAGGCGTACAAAAGCGAAAGTAGCCCTTACCTGTTCAGCAGTCGATTCCGTAAAACGAGTCAGAAAGGCACTGCCGGATTGTGAAATCCATTATGACGGTCCGGTAAGCGAATCCGTCATAGAAGAGCTGGCCGCCATATTGCGGGACAGCGCATGGTATGTCTGGCTTGCCCTCGACACGCCGCGGACCGCGTGGGTGAAGGTGTCGAAAGCTTCTCCGGCGCTCTGTGCAGCGGTCAAGCAGTACGCAAAGCTGGGGATCTGGATTCTTACCGAGGAGAAGGAGCTGCAGGCAGCGCGGGCGCTGGGAGCAGATCTGATTGAAACAGACGGAAGACTCAAACCGGAGCAGCACCTGCCAGGCTTTGTCGATTGCCATACGCATTCTGAATTTTCGCATGATGCAAAAGGAAGCATGCAAGGTATTTGCCGCGCTGCGGCGCAAAAAAGGCTGGTGGGTCTGGCTGTTACCGATCATTGTGATACGGAATTTGCGGGTCAGCAGGATGTGAAGTCGCCCATCGAAGCTGCTGCAAAAGCAATCCGTGAGGTGCGGGAGCCGGAGCCTCTTTTAAAACTGTGCGGCGTAGAGATGGGAGAGGCAATGTGGCAGCCAGGGGCAGCAAGGGAGGTGCTTTCGGCTGCGTCCTATGATGAGGTGCTGGGATCGGTGCATGCCGTGCGGATGGCGGGGTATACGCTGCCCTATTCGGCCATTGATTTTTCGCGGCTTTCGGAGAAGGAGATAGAAGCTTTTCTGGCAATCTATTTCGCGGATATGGAGGAGATGATTGAAACCTGTGATTTTGATGTACTAACACATTTAACCTGCCCGCTCCGGTATATTAACGGGAAGTACCAGCGGGGGATGGCGGTGAACAGATATGAGGCGGAGATTGAGCGGATTTTGCGGAGGATCATCCAAAAGGGCATTGCGCTGGAGGTCAACACCTCAGGGATTGGCAGCCTGTATGGGGATTATATGCCGCATGAAAGCATTATCAGGCGCTACCGGGAGCTGGGGGGCTATTTGATTACGCTTGGCTCGGATGCGCATACGCCGGAGCGTGTGGGTAACGGCTTTGAGGCTGCCGCTGCCCTGCTCAAGAGGCTGGGCTTTAAAAATCTGTATTATTATCAGCGCCGGATCGCGGTGCCATATCAAATATAAAGGAGAATAGATTGAAAAATAAGTTTGATAGCTTATTTTTTAATCGGCTATTTGTGCCGGAGCGTCACAAATAAGCTGGGATGGCATTCCCGTCGCATACGCTTCGGAATGGAGGAATAAAATGAAAGCAGCTGTATTTTACGGAAAGAATGATTTGCGGATAGAGGAGCGGAGCGTTCCTCAGATTAAGGAGAATGAGGTGCTGATTAAAGTGCGGGCCTGCGGAGTTTGCGGTACGGACGTCCATATCTTTTGCGGAGATGAGGGCGCCGCCAAAACGCCCGCCGGTACGGTGCTGGGGCATGAATTTGCCGGTGAGATCGCAGCGCTGGGGGCAGGAGTTTCTGGCTATGAGATTGGCGATTTGGTAGCGGTGGATCCTAATCAGCTTTGTGGAGGCTGTGAGTATTGTAAAAGCGGCGCCGGACATTTTTGTGAACATATGATCGGCATTGGCACGACGGTGGACGGCGGCTTTGCAGAGTACTGCGCAGCACCGGTTTCGCAGCTATGCCGCTATCCGAAGGAGGTTTCCTATGAGGCGGCAGCCATGACAGAGCCGTTATCCTGCTGTCTTCATGGCATCGATATGAGCAGTGTGCGGCCGGGCAGCACGGTGGTGGTGATTGGCTGCGGCATGATTGGGCTGTTGATGCTGCAGCTGGCTAAGATTTCGGGTGCAGCCAAGCTGATTGCTCTGGAGCCGATTGCTGAAAAAAGAGAACAAGCGCTGGAGCTGGGCGCTGATGCAGCGCTCGATCCGCTCAGCGGTGATGTGAAGACAGCCATTGAGGCCATCACGAAGCAGGTGGATACGGTGATTGAATGCGTGGGTAAGCCAGCGACGATTGAGCAGGCGATCGAAATCGCGGGTAAAGGCAGTACGGTGATGCTGTTCGGTCTTACGAAGCCGGAGGAGACGGTGATGATCAAGCCTTTTATGATCTTTAAAAAAGAAATTACGATTAAAGCTTCTTTCATCAATCCATATACATTTCCCCGTGCTAAAGAGCTGATTGCCGGCGGAAAGATGGATGTAAGCTCAATGATCTATGAGAAAGCACCGCTAGAAGAGCTTCCTAAAATTCTGGCGGATAAAAACAGACGGAATAAAGGTAAATATGTGATTGTATTTTAGGCAAAAGGGTGGTATACTATTTTCGACATATGACGAAAATGGGGGAGTGAGAGCATGGCAAGACCAAGCCGCTGCAGAAGAATCTGCCAGCAGCCATTGTATGCCCGGTTTGAACCGGCAGACAGGAGTCAGGCAGAAACGGTGCAGCTTACCGTTGACGAATACGAGGTAATCCGCCTGATCGACTTGGAAAAGCTGACGCATGAGCAGTGCGCCCGGCAGATGGAGATTTCCAGAACTACAGTGACGGAAATCTATGAGGCCGCCAGAGAAAAGGTGGCGGACAGCCTCGTGAACGGCAAGGCGCTCTTCATTGCAGGCGGTCATTACCGGCTTTGCATTGGCTCTGAATTTTGTCATGGTCAAAAAAAGTGCAGAAAAAGAAAAGGTATGGCGCTACAGCAGGCCATGCCGCAGAAGGGAGAACAAAAAATGAAGATAGCAGTCACGTATGAAAATGGCACGGTATTTCAGCATTTCGGGCATACAGAGCAATTTAAAATTTATGAGGTAGAAAATGGAACCGTTACGCAGGAGCAGGTAGTGGATACCAATGGCAGCGGACATGGCGCGCTGGCTGGTTTTCTGAAGGAAAACGGCGTGGATACGCTCATCTGCGGCGGCATTGGCGGCGGTGCGCAGGCAGCGCTTTCTGAGGTAGGGATCACGCTTTACGGCGGAGTAAGCGGCAGTGCCGATGACGCAGTAAAGGCACTGCTGGAAGGAAATCTTGGGTACGATCCCGAGGTGCACTGCGATCACCATGAGCACGAAGGCCATGAGGGGCATAGCTGCGGACATCATGGTCATCATGGCTGCGGCGGTCACTGCGGCCACTGAGCTAAGCGGCCCTGTTGTACGTCGGCCTCATCCATTGCACGCTGCATAGCGCCTAGTACCAGCTTTTTATTGGCGCTCCACTGCGGCGCGATGAGCAGTGATTTGGGGCCGTCGCCTGTCAGCCGGTGAATGACGAGAGAGGGCGGCAGGACTTCTAAACAGCGAAATAAAATGGCAAAATAATCTTCCATAGAAAGGGCTTTAAAAAGCCCTTTTTTGTAGTCTGCAGCAAGGTCCGTCCCCTGCAGAACATGCAGAAGCTGCAGCTTGACACCACTTGCAGGCGGGATCGGCAGAGCAGGCTGCGGCAGATTTTGGCGCGCAAGCGCGGCGCTTACATAGGCAGCGCTTTGCACCATATCGTCCGGCGATTCACCGGGAAGCCCCAAAATGAGATGCACAATGACGGAGAGCCCGCGCGCCTGCAGCGCATGTACGGCCTGATCAAACACGGGCAGGTCGTAGCCGCGGCGTATATAGGCCGCCGTGTGCGCATGAATGGTCTGCAGGCCGAGCTCTACCCAAACGGGCTTGATATGCGAAAGGCGCTCCAGCAGATCGAGTACCGGCTCTGGCAGGCAATCGGGGCGCGTACCGATGGAGAGCGCGGCGATGTCGGGATGCTGGATGGCCTGCGTAAAAAGCGCCTCCAGATAGGGCAGCGGCGCATAGGTGTTGGTGTAGGCCTGAAAATAGGCGATGTACGGGCCGCCGCGCGCCTTGCGCGAAACCAGGGCCGCCGCTGCTTTGATCTGCTCGTCCACAGACAGCTGGGGATTGGAAGCGAAATCGCCGGAGCCGCCGGCGCTGCAGAAAATGCAGCCGGAGGTGCCGAGCGTGCCGTCGCGGTTCGGACAGCTCATGCCGCCGTTTAAAGAGAGTTTATACAGCTTTTGGCCAAAGGCCTGCCGAATATAGCGGTTAAAAGAATAGTAGTGGTTCATGGTATTATGATTTGAAAAACTCCTTGACAAGAAAAGAGGGGACAAATAAAATAGGGACAGAACAAAAAGAACCTTAATGTATAGGCATGAGGGGGAAAGGAAGAGGAAATACATGACATTACAGGAATTTACAGGCTATGCGACTGCCAGAGGGATGCTGGTAGCGAATCAGATGGCGTTTGGAGAAGTGAAGGGGTATCCGTTTACCATTACGGCCAAAGGCAACCCGGTGCAGAGCATGACGGTTAGCTTTAAGCTGGCGTACAGACTGCCGAAAAAGGTGTATAAGAGCGCAAAAAGAGCGCTGCAGGGAAGTGCAAAGCTGTTTTATTTTAATAATGATCCGCTGCTGGTGGGACTGACCTGTGCAGGGCGCGACGAGGGCCTGTGGAATCGCATTTTTGCGGCAATGGACATTGTTGCGCAGGAGTTTTTGGAAGCTGGCGTGGCCATTCCCCAGCAGTGTCCGCTGTGTAAAAATGCAGGCTGTGACAGCTTGGCGTATATTGGCGATGGTTATGTACCGGTACATAAAAGCTGCTGCGAGAGCCAGTCATACGGTGCACTGGCGGAGGCAGAGGCCAATCAGAATGCCGGTCATTACTGGAGCGGTATCATCGGTGCGATCTTAGGCGGCACGATTGCGACGATCCCGACGATCCTGCTGATGTATTTTGCGGAGCTGATCTCGGCGTGGCTGTACGCGCTGATTCCGCTGGGCGCATATTTTGGATACCGCCTGCTGAAGGGCAAGATGGGGCGCGCGGTACTGCCGGTCGTGATTTTGGTAGCGATCGCCGAGCTTTTCTTTGTGCAGCAGGTGATGTGGTATCTGGCGCTGCATGATGCGTATGGCGTATGGCCCTATATCAGCGATAGCCTTCGCTATTTCAGCACCTATGTGACCACAGAGGATATGATCATGGATCTGATCCAGCCCGCTATTTTCACAGCGCTGGGCATCTTTATCAGCTATGGGCAGATTCGGCGCAACAATCATACCGAGGTAAGGAATGCCGGCCTGATTTTAAACAGCCTGTTTGTGAAAAACGGTGCTCCCGTGCAGCCAAGCCCGGTGCAGAGTACTCCCGTGCAGGCACCGGAGGCGGAGAATCAGCCGCCGATGGAGGACTGATACGCTGTCGGCGAGACGCCATAGGCGCGCTTGAACATGCGTGAAAAATGATGAATACTGGCATAGCCAAGAAGCTCCGAGATCTGCGTGACATTGTAATTGCTTTCACGCAGGAGCTTCTTGGCTTCTTTCATTTTGAGCCCAATCCAATAGTCGATTGGGCTTGTTCCTGTTTCTTCTTTAAAAATGCGGCATAGGTAGGCTCTGCTCAGCGAGAAATGCTGGCACAGCAGTTCGAGCGAAGGGGAGGCGGCAAGTTCTGACTCGATATAGCTTTCGATGGACGATACGAGCGTGCCTGCCGCCATGCGGCGCGCGGCCTTGGTGGGCTGCATCGCGCTGACAGAGGTTTCGTCGCTGCGGATGAGCGAAAATAGAAATTCAACCAGATAGCACTGCATGAGCTGGACGGAGCCGGGGCGTGCGCGGGAGAAGTCTACGGGCGATTTGTTTTCGTATTCGCCGGGCAGGCTGCCGAGCGCGTTTTTGGCTTCTTCTAAAAAGAGGGAGAGGATCTTGCGTGAGGGCTTTTCGAGGGAGAAGATTTTTTTGTTGAAATAGGCCATGCGCGGGCTGGGAGAGGAAAAGGACACGACTACGAGATTGCTGGCGTCCTGATGATTGGCGATGTGGGAATGCATCTCCATGGGCTTGTGAAAGATGACCTGCCCCTTGGAGAGCGTACAGCCGATGCCATCGGCAATGGCGTGGATCCGTCCCTCATCGACATAGACCATCTCCCAGAAGTCATGCTTTTCGGGAGGGTGATAAAAATTTTTGTCAAACTCGAAATAATAGAGCGAATGGAAGCCGGCGATGTCGATCTCCGGCTCGATGCGGACTAGTTCAAAAGCCATGGCGCCTCCTGCTTGGATACGATGTGTTAAAAAATAAAGAACATAAGATAAAGACTTTTTATGCAGTATAGCATAGAATGAGGGCAGAAACAAGACGATGTGTTAAGGAGGGAAACGGATTGAACGTACTAGCGATTGGATGCCATCCGGATGATATTGAGGTATCATGCGCGGGGACAATGGCAAAATACCGGCAGCAGGGGCATCATGTGATTGTGTGCCATGTGGCCAACGGCAATCTGGGGCATGCCATCATTCAGCCGGATGAGCTGCGGGATATGCGCCGCGAGGAGGCCCGCCGGGCTGGGGCGCTGGCTGGCATCGAGGTGATCACCTGCGATGTGGGCGATCTGATGGTGTACCCCAATGAGGAGCAGCGCAACAAGGTGGTCGAGGTGATTCGCTATGCGAAGCCGGATGTGATCATCACGCACAGCCCCGAGGATTATATGCCGGACCACACGGCGGTGAGCAAGCTGGTGTTTGACGCCTCCTTTGCCGCGAGTGTGCCGCATTATCTGAATGCAGAGGCGGCGCCGCTGACCCCCATTTATTATATGGATACGCTGGCTGGCGTGGGCTTTTTGCCGACGGAATATGTGGATATTTCGGACACGATCGACCTCAAGCTGGAAATGCTCGAATGCCATGAGAGCCAGATGAAGTGGATGCGCGACCACGACCATATTGATTTTGCCGAATTTGTGAAGACCTGCGCGCGCTTCAGGGGTCTGCAGTGCGGCGCACAGTATGCCGAGGCCTTTACGCAGTGCTATGCATGGCCCAAGGTCACGACCAAAAGAATGCTGCCATAAGGAGGAGAAAAGGATGAAATACCGCAGAATTAGAATTGCACAGCTGGGAGACGGCAAGGTGACCGATTTCGCCGTTTCAGAGCTGAAAAAATATTTAAAGCAGATGGACAGCGCCCTTGTGATCGACGTCCTGCAGCTGTCTGCGCTGGACGAAAGCTTTGAGCAGGTGATTTGGGTCGGCCGCGACGAGAAGCTTGCAGCCAAGCTGCCAGCTGTTCCCGAGCCTGCACTGGACGACGCGATTGCCATCGCCGTAAAGGGCTGCGCAGGATACATCACGGGTACCAATGACCGCAGCGTCCTGATCGCAGTGTACCGCTTCCTAAAGGAGCTTGGCTGCCTGTGGCTGCGTCCCGGCAAGGAGGGGGAACGAATTCCGTCCCGCCCGGTGGAAAATCTGGAAGTGACTGTCAGCGAGGCGGCCAG
This window harbors:
- a CDS encoding TIGR01212 family radical SAM protein (This family includes YhcC from E. coli K-12, an uncharacterized radical SAM protein.) gives rise to the protein MNHYYSFNRYIRQAFGQKLYKLSLNGGMSCPNRDGTLGTSGCIFCSAGGSGDFASNPQLSVDEQIKAAAALVSRKARGGPYIAYFQAYTNTYAPLPYLEALFTQAIQHPDIAALSIGTRPDCLPEPVLDLLERLSHIKPVWVELGLQTIHAHTAAYIRRGYDLPVFDQAVHALQARGLSVIVHLILGLPGESPDDMVQSAAYVSAALARQNLPQPALPIPPASGVKLQLLHVLQGTDLAADYKKGLFKALSMEDYFAILFRCLEVLPPSLVIHRLTGDGPKSLLIAPQWSANKKLVLGAMQRAMDEADVQQGRLAQWPQ
- a CDS encoding helix-turn-helix transcriptional regulator, whose product is MAFELVRIEPEIDIAGFHSLYYFEFDKNFYHPPEKHDFWEMVYVDEGRIHAIADGIGCTLSKGQVIFHKPMEMHSHIANHQDASNLVVVSFSSPSPRMAYFNKKIFSLEKPSRKILSLFLEEAKNALGSLPGEYENKSPVDFSRARPGSVQLMQCYLVEFLFSLIRSDETSVSAMQPTKAARRMAAGTLVSSIESYIESELAASPSLELLCQHFSLSRAYLCRIFKEETGTSPIDYWIGLKMKEAKKLLRESNYNVTQISELLGYASIHHFSRMFKRAYGVSPTAYQSSIGG
- a CDS encoding PIG-L family deacetylase, with product MNVLAIGCHPDDIEVSCAGTMAKYRQQGHHVIVCHVANGNLGHAIIQPDELRDMRREEARRAGALAGIEVITCDVGDLMVYPNEEQRNKVVEVIRYAKPDVIITHSPEDYMPDHTAVSKLVFDASFAASVPHYLNAEAAPLTPIYYMDTLAGVGFLPTEYVDISDTIDLKLEMLECHESQMKWMRDHDHIDFAEFVKTCARFRGLQCGAQYAEAFTQCYAWPKVTTKRMLP